One segment of Ficedula albicollis isolate OC2 chromosome 2, FicAlb1.5, whole genome shotgun sequence DNA contains the following:
- the STK31 gene encoding LOW QUALITY PROTEIN: serine/threonine-protein kinase 31 (The sequence of the model RefSeq protein was modified relative to this genomic sequence to represent the inferred CDS: inserted 2 bases in 1 codon; substituted 4 bases at 4 genomic stop codons), which produces MGRRRCNDFLKTSCALTEACPWTNAVLGKPGFSKIYGGCFSEDRXCLNGPKTSKIPANFQCPSVDEKYRLWALQIAAGLNLLMSGQQQVILVLNGKKAYVSTCTTSKNNRFGEQFSQAIEVVTEVCLTFTCFSEKLQKTWTENDLTQKKVQLCRNGEETDXLIIKXDEVQQNLYSAATELILEEDQPPLSEHSRASQELTASLEMMYSRDSEADDSXEISQQFFGWQSVKMKKIICVRNNMDTTLQILADWFIQEHDEAQKGVIMSTYNKAIYEVHHEQSIIIIIQNRYLASXGDSKNQAEELLNRRHVICYLLPVKKTVKSLKAQLKWKLFEKKKFYSVGILVGCCSGFLTLPQRALKKDDKVKPLLLNLFCYDRLMPEQVLRNDCFLIADVIPVSQQTGKEYELHKKQNSETTDWRKSDYLRKMEQTLLNR; this is translated from the exons ATGGGCAGGAG GAGATGTAATGACTTCTTAAAAACAAGTTGTGCGTTGACTGAAGCTTGTCCTTGGACTAATGCAGTTCTTGGCAAACCAGGTTTTAGTA AAATTTATGGTGgctgtttttctgaagataGATGATG TCTGAATGGACCAAAAACGTCTAAAATTCCAGCCAACTTTCAATGTCCAAGTGTTGATGAGAAGTAcaggctctgggcactgcagatAGCAGCTGGTCTGAACTTACTCATGAGTGGCCAG CAGCAGGTAATACTGGTACTCAATGGAAAGAAAGCATATGTGAGTACAT GCACCACAAGTAAGAACAATCGTTTTGGGGAGCAATTCTCACAAGCCATAGAAGTGGTCACAGAAGTTTGTCTCACTTTTACGTGTTTCTCAGAAAAATTGCAGAAGACTTGGACAGAAAATGACTTAACTCAAAAAAAGGTTCAATTATGCAGAAATGGG GAAGAAACAGATTAATTGATTATCAAATGAGATGAGGTGCAGCAGAACTTGTATTCAGCAGcaacagaattaattttggAAGAAGATCAACCACCCCTCTCTGAGCACTCAAGAGCATCACAG GAGCTGACAGCTTCTCTGGAGATGATGTATAGTCGAGATTCTGAAGCAGATGACTC GGAGATATCTCAACAGTTCTTTGGGTGGCAGAGtgttaaaatgaagaaaataatttgtgtcaGAAATAATATGGACACAACTCTGCAAATTCTTGCTGACTGGTTCA TCCAGGAGCATGATGAAGCACAGAAGGGAGTAATTATGAGTACTTACAATAAAGCTATATATGAAGTTCACCATGAGCAAAGTATAATCATTATCATACAGAATAGATACTTGGCCAGTTGAGGTGA TTCAAAAAACCAGGCAGAGGAATTGTTGAATAGAAGACATGTTATTTGCTACTTATTACCTGTTAAGAAAACTGTGAAAAGCTTAAAGGCCCAGTTAAAGTGGAAgctgtttgaaaagaaaaaattttataGTGTTGGAATTTTGGTCGGTTGTTGCTCAG GATTCCTCACTCTTCCTCAGAGAGCTTTAAAGAAG GATGATAAAGTTAAACCTCTTCTCCTGAATTTGTTCTGCTATGACAGACTGATGCCTGAGCAGGTGTTGAGGAATGATTGCTTCCTCATAGCTGATGTGATTCCAGTTTCACAGCAAACAGGTAAAGAGTATGAGCtgcataaaaaacaaaattctgagACAACAGATTGGAGAAAAAGTGATTATCTGAGGAAAATGGAACAAACCCTACTCAATAGATGA